From one Streptomyces sp. R41 genomic stretch:
- a CDS encoding ferredoxin yields the protein MGDRWQVEVDRSVCIGSAQCVHQAPDAFRLDAGMQSHPVEPETDANEKILKAAEGCPVEAIMITLLGSGEPVFPPED from the coding sequence ATGGGCGACCGCTGGCAGGTGGAGGTCGACCGCTCCGTGTGCATCGGCTCCGCCCAGTGCGTGCACCAGGCCCCGGACGCCTTCCGCCTCGATGCCGGTATGCAGTCCCACCCGGTCGAACCGGAGACCGACGCCAACGAGAAGATCCTCAAGGCGGCGGAGGGCTGCCCGGTGGAGGCCATCATGATCACGCTGCTGGGGAGCGGGGAGCCGGTGTTCCCTCCGGAGGACTGA
- a CDS encoding aldehyde dehydrogenase: protein MTELVEHGQLFIGGELTDPLGKDVIEVISPHTEEVIGRVPHASTADVDRAVAAARKAFDEGPWPRMSLDERIEVVTRIKDAIAVRHEEIARVISSENGSPYSWSVLAQALGAMMVWDAAITVARTYTYEETRDGVLGKILVRREPVGVVAAVVPWNVPQFVAAAKLAPALLTGCTVVLKPSPESPLDAYLLGEIAKEAGLPEGVLSILPADREVSEHLVGHPGIDKVSFTGSVAAGKRVMEVASRNLTRVTLELGGKSAAVVLPDADIETSVPGIVSAAWMNNGQACVAQTRILVPRSRYDEFADAFAAAASALVVGDPLDPATQVGPLVARRQQQRNLDYIRIGQEEGAKILAGGGRPHGLDRGWYVEPTLFGDVDNSMRIAREEIFGPVICLLPYGDESEAVKIANDSDYGLSGSVWTADVAHGIDVARQVRTGTYSVNTFSLDMLGPFGGYKNSGLGREFGPEGYGEFLEHKMIHLPAGWEA, encoded by the coding sequence ATGACCGAGCTCGTGGAACACGGACAGCTGTTCATAGGCGGGGAGTTGACGGACCCCCTGGGCAAGGACGTCATCGAGGTGATCTCGCCGCACACCGAAGAGGTCATCGGTCGCGTGCCGCATGCTTCGACGGCGGACGTCGACCGGGCCGTCGCCGCCGCGCGCAAGGCGTTCGACGAGGGCCCCTGGCCGCGTATGAGCCTCGACGAGCGGATCGAGGTCGTCACCCGGATCAAGGACGCGATCGCCGTACGACATGAGGAGATCGCCCGCGTCATCTCCTCCGAGAACGGCTCCCCGTACTCCTGGAGCGTCCTCGCGCAGGCCCTCGGCGCGATGATGGTGTGGGACGCGGCGATCACGGTCGCGCGCACCTACACGTACGAGGAGACGCGCGACGGAGTCCTCGGGAAGATCCTCGTCCGGCGCGAGCCGGTGGGGGTCGTCGCGGCCGTGGTCCCCTGGAACGTCCCGCAGTTCGTGGCGGCGGCCAAGCTCGCGCCCGCGCTGCTGACCGGCTGCACCGTCGTACTGAAGCCGTCGCCCGAGTCGCCGCTCGACGCCTATCTGCTGGGCGAGATCGCGAAGGAGGCCGGGCTGCCCGAGGGCGTGCTGTCGATCCTCCCCGCGGACCGCGAGGTCAGCGAGCACCTGGTCGGACACCCGGGCATCGACAAGGTCTCCTTCACGGGCTCGGTCGCGGCCGGCAAGCGCGTCATGGAGGTCGCGTCGCGCAATCTCACCCGCGTGACCCTGGAGCTGGGCGGCAAGTCGGCGGCCGTGGTGCTCCCGGACGCCGACATCGAGACATCCGTTCCCGGCATCGTCTCGGCGGCCTGGATGAACAACGGCCAGGCCTGCGTCGCCCAGACCCGCATCCTTGTGCCGCGCTCGCGCTACGACGAGTTCGCGGACGCCTTCGCGGCGGCGGCGAGCGCGCTGGTGGTCGGCGACCCGCTGGACCCCGCGACCCAGGTGGGCCCGCTGGTCGCGAGGCGCCAGCAGCAGCGCAACCTCGACTACATCCGCATCGGCCAGGAGGAAGGCGCCAAGATCCTCGCCGGCGGCGGCCGTCCGCACGGGCTCGACCGCGGCTGGTACGTCGAGCCGACCCTTTTCGGCGACGTCGACAACTCCATGCGGATCGCGCGGGAGGAGATCTTCGGCCCGGTGATCTGCCTGCTCCCGTACGGCGACGAGTCCGAGGCCGTGAAGATCGCGAACGACTCGGACTACGGGCTGAGCGGCAGCGTCTGGACGGCCGATGTCGCCCATGGCATCGACGTCGCCCGGCAGGTCCGTACCGGCACCTACTCCGTCAACACCTTCAGCCTCGACATGCTCGGCCCCTTCGGCGGCTACAAGAACTCGGGTCTGGGGCGGGAGTTCGGCCCCGAGGGGTACGGCGAGTTCCTGGAGCACAAGATGATCCATCTGCCGGCCGGCTGGGAGGCGTGA
- a CDS encoding MBL fold metallo-hydrolase: MTQVTDHGGGVRDHGGGVRSISVPIPDNPLGHTLVYVVDSDRGPVLIDTGWDDPTSWDTLAEGLTACGTSVAEIHGVVITHHHPDHHGLSGKVREASGAWIAMHAADASIVRRTRENRPERWFAYMAAKLAACGAPEEHVAPLRDARTSARPSTLPGFSPALPDREIVPGELLALPGRRLRAIWTPGHTPGHVCLHLEEDHPARLPGHGRLFSGDHLLPRITPHIGLYEDPDDVTVTDPLGDYLDSLERVGRLDPAEVLPAHQHAFADAPSRVRELLTHHEERLTGLLTLLSTPLTPWQLAERMEWNRPWDQIPYGSRNIAVSEAEAHVRRLVKLGRAEAVTGSDPVTYVAV, from the coding sequence ATGACGCAGGTGACCGATCACGGCGGGGGCGTACGCGATCACGGCGGGGGCGTACGGTCGATCAGTGTCCCCATCCCGGACAACCCCCTCGGCCACACCCTGGTGTACGTCGTGGACAGCGACCGCGGCCCCGTCCTGATCGACACGGGCTGGGACGACCCCACCTCGTGGGACACCCTCGCCGAGGGTCTCACCGCCTGCGGCACCTCCGTCGCCGAGATCCACGGCGTGGTCATCACCCACCACCACCCGGACCATCACGGTCTGTCGGGCAAGGTGCGCGAGGCGTCCGGGGCCTGGATCGCGATGCACGCGGCGGACGCCTCGATCGTCCGGCGGACGCGAGAGAACCGGCCCGAGCGCTGGTTCGCCTACATGGCGGCCAAGCTGGCGGCCTGCGGCGCGCCCGAGGAACACGTGGCGCCCCTGCGCGACGCCAGGACGTCGGCCCGCCCGAGCACCCTGCCCGGCTTCTCCCCCGCCCTCCCCGACCGCGAGATCGTCCCCGGCGAGCTCCTCGCCCTGCCGGGGCGCCGCCTGCGCGCGATCTGGACCCCCGGCCACACGCCCGGCCACGTCTGCCTCCATCTGGAGGAGGACCATCCCGCCCGCCTCCCGGGCCACGGCCGCCTGTTCTCCGGCGACCATCTCCTGCCGAGGATCACCCCGCACATCGGCCTGTACGAGGATCCGGACGACGTCACCGTCACCGATCCGCTCGGCGACTACCTCGACTCCCTGGAGCGCGTCGGCCGCCTGGACCCCGCCGAGGTGCTCCCGGCCCACCAGCACGCGTTCGCCGACGCCCCTTCCCGCGTACGGGAGTTGCTCACCCACCACGAGGAACGCCTCACCGGACTGCTGACCCTCCTCTCGACGCCACTCACTCCCTGGCAGCTCGCCGAACGCATGGAGTGGAACCGGCCCTGGGACCAAATCCCGTACGGATCACGCAACATCGCGGTCTCCGAGGCCGAGGCCCATGTGCGGCGGCTGGTGAAACTGGGGAGGGCGGAGGCGGTGACGGGGAGCGATCCGGTGACGTACGTGGCGGTGTAA
- a CDS encoding NB-ARC domain-containing protein, producing the protein MSDKTSGGRSGNLPPETRSFVGRRDELDWLDEELDPGVGIDRLVSLVGVGGVGKTRLALRAAGRVRDAYPDGVWLVELSPLHTAGLVGLAVVEALRLADQSTGPVTEVVAEWAEGKRLLLVLDSCEHVLADCVAFAEALLPVLPGLRILVTSREQLGLPGERVLYLDPLPVADDAVALFTERAAAAGFALDDTDRATVEAVCRRLDGIPLAIELAAVRLSELSLDQLHDRLGERLPSRLDLLAARDGEGPPRHQTLRTAIGWSHELCAPLERLLWARLSVFAGGFCVRAAEEVCAGGPLPAGRIADLLARLVEQSIVRRHRADPDRFRLLDTVREFGADWLRALGEERAVRLRHRDHYRRLAREGCAEWNTGRQVAWCERTLTEHANLRAAMDWALTEPDGRVAVEMAADIGFLWRHCGYLRDAQHCLDLALATDPAPGPDRTRALWARGAVALLQGDLEVAADWAVRCADAARDQGDPVAVVAAAYLIGGQLALSGKLSEAIDVLSGTPRLPIRQDGFGAAQLQVRVALSFSHMLRGDHERARAVAEEVRSASVACGESWAGAFADGIVAQADLARGDVRAAVGNARTALAGHGLLHNTVGAAMALDVLAAGVVAAGDGHRAARLLGIGERVWDLTGRAQMDSPDLIATRRRHELRVRDEIGDTEYEKAYEEGLAMPYEEGLDYAAHGC; encoded by the coding sequence GTGTCTGACAAGACGAGCGGTGGACGGTCCGGCAATCTGCCCCCGGAGACGCGGAGCTTCGTCGGGCGACGGGACGAACTCGACTGGCTGGACGAGGAGTTGGATCCCGGGGTCGGGATCGACCGGCTGGTGAGTCTTGTCGGGGTTGGTGGCGTCGGCAAGACCCGGCTCGCGCTGCGGGCCGCGGGCCGGGTCCGGGACGCGTACCCCGATGGCGTGTGGCTGGTGGAGCTCTCCCCGCTGCACACCGCGGGCCTGGTGGGCCTGGCCGTCGTGGAGGCGCTGCGGCTGGCGGACCAGTCGACGGGGCCGGTCACCGAGGTGGTCGCCGAATGGGCCGAGGGCAAGCGGCTGTTGCTGGTCCTCGACTCCTGCGAGCACGTCCTCGCGGACTGCGTGGCGTTCGCCGAGGCGCTGCTGCCGGTCCTGCCGGGGCTGCGCATCCTCGTCACCAGCCGCGAGCAACTCGGCCTGCCCGGCGAACGCGTGCTGTACCTGGACCCGCTGCCGGTGGCCGACGACGCGGTGGCCCTGTTCACCGAACGCGCGGCCGCCGCCGGTTTCGCTCTCGACGACACCGACCGCGCCACGGTCGAAGCCGTCTGCCGTCGCCTCGACGGCATCCCGCTCGCCATCGAACTCGCCGCCGTCCGGCTCTCCGAGCTCTCCCTGGACCAGCTGCACGACCGCCTCGGCGAACGCCTGCCGTCCCGGCTCGATCTGCTCGCCGCACGCGACGGCGAGGGACCGCCCCGCCACCAGACGCTGCGTACGGCCATCGGCTGGAGCCACGAACTGTGCGCACCGCTGGAACGGCTGCTGTGGGCCCGTCTCTCGGTGTTCGCGGGCGGATTCTGCGTGCGCGCCGCCGAGGAGGTCTGCGCGGGCGGCCCGCTGCCCGCCGGGCGGATCGCCGATCTGCTCGCCCGGCTCGTCGAGCAGTCCATCGTGCGCCGCCACCGCGCCGACCCGGACCGCTTCCGACTCCTCGACACCGTGAGGGAGTTCGGTGCCGACTGGCTGCGCGCGCTCGGCGAGGAACGCGCCGTACGGCTGCGCCACCGCGACCACTACCGGCGCCTGGCCCGTGAGGGCTGCGCCGAGTGGAACACCGGTCGGCAGGTGGCGTGGTGCGAGCGCACCCTCACCGAACACGCCAACCTCCGCGCCGCCATGGACTGGGCACTCACCGAACCCGACGGACGCGTCGCCGTAGAGATGGCGGCCGACATCGGCTTCCTCTGGCGGCACTGCGGCTATCTGCGCGACGCCCAGCACTGCCTCGACCTGGCGCTCGCCACCGATCCGGCGCCTGGCCCCGACCGCACCCGCGCCCTGTGGGCGCGCGGCGCGGTGGCACTGCTCCAGGGCGACCTGGAGGTCGCCGCCGACTGGGCGGTGCGGTGCGCCGACGCGGCGCGGGACCAGGGCGATCCGGTGGCGGTGGTGGCCGCCGCGTACCTCATCGGCGGTCAACTGGCCCTGAGCGGCAAGCTGTCCGAGGCGATCGACGTGCTGTCCGGCACGCCCCGACTGCCCATCCGGCAGGACGGGTTCGGCGCCGCCCAGCTCCAGGTCCGCGTGGCGCTGTCCTTCTCCCACATGCTGCGGGGCGACCACGAGCGGGCGCGTGCGGTGGCCGAGGAGGTGCGCTCGGCCAGCGTGGCGTGCGGCGAGTCGTGGGCGGGAGCCTTCGCCGACGGGATCGTGGCCCAGGCGGACCTGGCCCGCGGCGACGTCCGCGCGGCGGTCGGCAACGCCCGTACCGCCCTGGCCGGGCACGGGCTGCTGCACAACACCGTCGGCGCGGCCATGGCCCTCGACGTGCTCGCCGCCGGCGTCGTCGCGGCCGGCGACGGCCACCGCGCGGCCCGCCTCCTCGGCATCGGCGAGCGCGTCTGGGACCTCACCGGCCGCGCCCAGATGGACTCACCCGACCTCATCGCCACCCGCCGCCGCCACGAACTCCGCGTCCGCGACGAGATCGGCGACACGGAGTACGAGAAGGCGTACGAGGAGGGCCTCGCCATGCCGTACGAGGAGGGGCTGGACTACGCGGCGCACGGCTGCTGA
- a CDS encoding SpoIIE family protein phosphatase yields MAARGGGGRGDGDLGTGVGSTGGDSGAGVEDGGDDTGAGGEGRGDDTTAGAEGRGDDTTAGAESRGDDTAAGAESRGDDTTAGAESRGDDTAADVGGRSGDLTADVDAKDGDLGAWAGGRGDHTGADVGAKGGGMGAGGGGRGDNTAADVGGKGAVVGGRGSDLIVGSRGRGDELAAEVDGTGGDLSAGVGRGSDLVPGVGVKDGDTAADVGVNSGGKGAVVGGRGSDLVAGSKGRGDELAAEVDGTGGDLSAGVGRGSDLVPGVGVKGGHTAADVGVNSGDTGAVAGGRGSDLVVGVGAKDGDTAADVGVNSGGKGAVAGGRDSDPVAGSRGRGDELAAEADGRGDDLAVGVGRRVRWLVLVPLVACLAIAVPDLLFERVPPLIVLLLIGPLLACVRLGVRHTVLACCWSAVLGLAMGIGDRTVQTFAFAVHWSGLLLGCALTVYAARQRERLVATLAQAREVARITQEAILRPISRTLGGTQVCTRYHSAARESTVGGDLYDVAVTPYGLRVLVGDVRGHGLDALRLTADTITGFRELAYTAPDLTTLAGGLDARLAPELGPEDFVTAVLAEFAPGEVRLVNCGHPAPLRAGHRIELLEPLVPTPPLGLRPDPRQYRVRLQPGDRLLLYTDGLTEARDPEGGPFPLLGEAALALREPLPDEALHALYARLIAHTGSALADDLALVLCQPVEATVPVRVP; encoded by the coding sequence ATGGCCGCCAGGGGCGGGGGCGGGCGTGGTGACGGCGACTTGGGCACGGGGGTCGGGAGCACGGGCGGTGACTCTGGTGCGGGCGTCGAGGACGGCGGTGACGACACGGGCGCGGGTGGCGAGGGCCGGGGTGACGACACGACCGCCGGTGCCGAGGGCCGGGGTGACGACACGACCGCCGGTGCCGAAAGCCGGGGTGACGACACAGCCGCCGGTGCCGAAAGCCGGGGTGACGACACGACCGCCGGTGCCGAAAGCCGGGGTGACGACACGGCCGCCGACGTCGGCGGCAGGAGCGGCGACCTGACCGCGGACGTCGATGCCAAGGACGGCGACTTGGGCGCGTGGGCCGGTGGCCGGGGTGACCACACGGGCGCGGACGTCGGCGCCAAGGGCGGCGGCATGGGAGCGGGGGGCGGTGGCCGGGGTGACAACACGGCCGCCGACGTCGGCGGCAAGGGCGCGGTGGTCGGTGGTCGTGGCAGTGACCTGATCGTGGGTTCCAGGGGGCGAGGTGACGAGCTGGCCGCGGAGGTCGATGGCACGGGTGGCGACTTGAGCGCGGGGGTCGGTCGTGGCAGCGACCTGGTCCCGGGCGTCGGCGTCAAGGACGGCGACACGGCCGCAGACGTCGGCGTCAACAGCGGCGGCAAGGGCGCGGTGGTCGGTGGTCGTGGCAGTGACCTGGTCGCGGGTTCCAAGGGGCGAGGTGACGAGCTGGCCGCGGAGGTCGATGGCACGGGTGGCGACTTGAGCGCGGGGGTCGGTCGTGGCAGCGACCTGGTCCCGGGCGTCGGCGTCAAGGGCGGCCACACGGCCGCAGACGTCGGCGTCAACAGCGGCGACACGGGCGCGGTGGCCGGTGGCCGTGGCAGCGACCTGGTCGTGGGCGTCGGCGCCAAGGACGGCGACACGGCCGCAGACGTCGGCGTCAACAGCGGCGGCAAGGGCGCGGTGGCCGGTGGTCGTGACAGTGACCCGGTCGCGGGTTCCAGGGGACGAGGTGACGAGCTGGCCGCGGAGGCCGATGGCAGGGGCGACGACCTGGCGGTGGGCGTCGGGAGGCGTGTGCGGTGGCTGGTGCTGGTGCCGTTGGTCGCCTGTCTGGCGATCGCCGTGCCGGATCTGCTCTTCGAGCGGGTACCGCCGCTCATCGTCCTGCTGCTCATCGGCCCGCTGCTGGCCTGTGTCCGGCTGGGCGTCCGGCACACCGTGCTGGCCTGCTGCTGGTCCGCGGTGCTGGGCCTCGCGATGGGGATCGGCGACCGCACCGTGCAGACCTTCGCGTTCGCCGTCCACTGGAGTGGACTGCTGCTCGGCTGCGCGCTCACCGTGTACGCGGCGCGGCAGCGCGAGCGGCTCGTCGCGACGCTCGCCCAGGCCCGCGAGGTCGCCCGGATCACCCAGGAGGCGATCCTGCGGCCCATCTCCCGCACCCTGGGCGGCACTCAGGTGTGCACCCGCTATCACAGCGCCGCCCGCGAATCGACCGTCGGCGGCGACCTGTACGACGTCGCGGTGACACCGTACGGACTGCGTGTCCTCGTCGGCGACGTCCGCGGTCACGGGCTCGACGCCCTCCGGCTGACCGCCGACACGATCACGGGCTTCCGTGAACTCGCCTACACCGCCCCCGACCTGACGACCCTCGCCGGCGGCCTCGACGCGCGGCTCGCTCCGGAGCTGGGCCCCGAGGACTTTGTCACCGCCGTGCTCGCCGAGTTCGCGCCCGGCGAGGTGCGGCTGGTCAACTGCGGTCACCCGGCGCCCCTGCGCGCCGGCCACCGCATCGAACTCCTCGAACCCCTCGTCCCCACCCCGCCGTTGGGACTGCGCCCCGACCCGCGCCAGTACCGCGTACGGCTCCAGCCCGGCGACCGGCTCCTCCTCTACACCGACGGTCTGACCGAGGCCCGCGACCCGGAGGGCGGCCCCTTCCCCCTCCTCGGCGAGGCCGCGCTCGCCCTGCGCGAACCGCTCCCCGACGAGGCCCTGCACGCCCTGTACGCCCGCCTGATCGCCCACACCGGCTCGGCCCTCGCCGACGACCTCGCCCTGGTCCTGTGCCAGCCCGTGGAGGCGACGGTCCCGGTACGCGTGCCGTGA
- a CDS encoding serine hydrolase domain-containing protein gives MSTLHDLLKAYVDDGTVPGAVALVARGDRVDVQAVGSVDVEGSAPMARDSIFRIASITKPITTAAVMTLIEDGLIAPDEPVDAWLPELAKPMVVRTPASPVDDVVPAARPVTVADLLSSRAGWGFPSDFTLPQVQALFEVQKDGRNPQAYPAPDAWVAALARIPLLYQPGEAWLYGTCSDLQGVLISRVTGRPLPEFLAERVFEPLGMTDTAFEVPAAKRDRFTSYYRAAQTSASGGLELADAPDGQWSSVPPFPSGGGGLVSTADDWLAFARMLLADGTAGDRRLLSPASVRRMTTNHLTAAQREIGALFMEGQGWGYGAQVDIEPTDPWNVPGRYGWTGGTGTTAHIVPSTGTVTVLLTQVAMENPTPTPLMRDFWRRTAQ, from the coding sequence ATGAGCACCCTGCACGACCTCCTCAAGGCGTACGTCGACGACGGCACCGTGCCGGGAGCGGTGGCCCTCGTGGCCCGCGGCGACCGCGTCGACGTACAGGCCGTCGGCTCCGTCGACGTCGAGGGCAGCGCCCCGATGGCCAGGGACTCGATCTTCCGGATCGCCTCGATCACCAAGCCGATCACCACCGCGGCGGTCATGACGCTGATCGAGGACGGCCTGATCGCGCCGGACGAACCGGTCGACGCGTGGCTGCCGGAGCTGGCCAAGCCGATGGTCGTGCGGACCCCGGCCAGTCCGGTCGACGACGTGGTCCCCGCCGCGCGGCCCGTCACCGTCGCCGATCTGCTCTCCTCCCGGGCGGGCTGGGGCTTCCCGTCCGACTTCACGCTGCCGCAGGTCCAGGCGCTGTTCGAAGTGCAGAAGGACGGCCGCAATCCGCAGGCGTACCCGGCGCCGGACGCGTGGGTGGCGGCCCTCGCCCGCATTCCGCTGCTGTACCAGCCGGGCGAAGCGTGGCTGTACGGCACCTGCTCCGACCTGCAGGGCGTGCTGATCTCCCGGGTCACGGGCCGCCCGCTGCCCGAGTTCCTGGCTGAGCGGGTCTTCGAGCCGCTGGGTATGACGGACACCGCCTTCGAGGTGCCGGCGGCCAAGCGCGACCGTTTCACCAGCTACTACCGGGCTGCTCAGACGTCCGCGTCAGGCGGTCTCGAACTGGCCGACGCCCCCGACGGGCAGTGGAGCAGCGTTCCGCCGTTCCCGTCCGGCGGCGGCGGGCTCGTCTCGACGGCCGACGACTGGCTGGCCTTCGCCCGCATGCTGCTCGCCGACGGCACGGCGGGCGACCGTCGCCTCCTCTCTCCCGCCTCGGTACGGCGGATGACCACCAACCACCTCACCGCCGCCCAGCGCGAGATCGGGGCGCTGTTCATGGAGGGCCAGGGCTGGGGCTACGGCGCCCAGGTCGACATCGAACCCACCGACCCCTGGAACGTCCCGGGCCGCTACGGCTGGACAGGCGGCACCGGCACGACGGCCCACATCGTCCCGTCGACCGGCACCGTCACCGTCCTGCTCACCCAGGTCGCCATGGAGAACCCGACGCCCACCCCGCTGATGCGGGACTTCTGGCGCCGCACCGCTCAGTGA
- a CDS encoding phosphotransferase, which produces MRTGRLLGSGRSADVYEIDEAWVLRRDREGWGDATAEAAVMEHVRGHGYPVPGVRVATRSDLVMERLSGPTMLEAFGAGLLSPREAGVTLARLLRRLHAVPARVSADPAVRVLHLDLHPDNVMLTPDGPKVIDWANAEEGPPGLDWGMSAVILAQVAVGGEPYAEVARDTLTAMLGEGTPGVTQDGLAEARRRRAANPTMSTSEVQLLGDAEVLIRTLLH; this is translated from the coding sequence ATGCGAACGGGGAGACTGCTCGGCTCGGGGCGTTCGGCGGACGTCTACGAGATCGACGAGGCGTGGGTGCTGCGGCGGGACCGGGAGGGGTGGGGCGACGCCACCGCCGAGGCCGCGGTGATGGAGCACGTGCGCGGGCACGGCTATCCGGTGCCGGGCGTGCGGGTGGCGACCCGCAGTGACCTCGTGATGGAGCGGCTGTCCGGGCCGACCATGCTGGAGGCGTTCGGCGCCGGTCTGCTCTCCCCGCGGGAGGCGGGCGTCACCCTCGCCCGGCTGCTGCGCAGGCTGCACGCGGTGCCCGCCCGGGTCTCGGCGGACCCGGCCGTCCGCGTCCTGCACCTGGACCTGCACCCCGACAACGTGATGCTCACCCCGGACGGTCCGAAGGTCATCGACTGGGCCAACGCCGAAGAGGGCCCGCCCGGCCTGGACTGGGGCATGTCCGCCGTGATCCTCGCCCAGGTCGCCGTCGGCGGTGAGCCGTACGCGGAGGTGGCGCGCGACACGCTGACCGCGATGCTCGGCGAGGGCACGCCCGGCGTGACGCAGGACGGTCTCGCCGAGGCGCGACGACGCCGGGCGGCCAATCCGACGATGAGCACGAGCGAGGTCCAACTCCTCGGCGACGCCGAGGTATTGATCCGGACGCTGCTTCACTGA
- a CDS encoding prenyltransferase/squalene oxidase repeat-containing protein, which produces MIVRRSAAVLAATVVIGTAVAPAAFAADASPSPSQAIPSGLYGSTDPTYDGVWRQSLALLAQHTVGVKPAAKAVDWLTGQQCANGAFAPYRADATAKCDAKTMVDTNSTAAAVQALAALGGHDAGTGKAVAWLKSVQNKDGGWGYTAGGASDANSTSVVIGALTAVGEKPADVSKGGKSPYDALLKLSMPCGGDGEGAFAYQPDKKGKLAANADATAAGVLGSLGKGFVAKAGASYDRTQCATTDSPGPQDAAQNGADYLAKSLEKTPYLKSALAGAKDQPDYGNTADAVVALSAAGATSSAKEPLGWLEKNSGAWAAKAGPAAYAQLIFAAHATGADPRHFGGADLVKQLGATGPATDASDYSAAPSDEKKKDDDKGLGVWWIVGVGLVAGIGIGFLISGRNKKQQL; this is translated from the coding sequence ATGATTGTTCGCCGCAGCGCCGCGGTACTGGCCGCCACCGTCGTCATCGGTACGGCCGTCGCACCGGCGGCCTTCGCCGCCGACGCGTCCCCCTCTCCCTCCCAGGCGATCCCTTCCGGGCTGTACGGATCCACCGACCCCACGTACGACGGTGTCTGGCGGCAGTCGCTCGCGCTGCTCGCCCAGCACACCGTGGGCGTCAAGCCCGCTGCCAAGGCCGTCGACTGGCTGACCGGACAGCAGTGCGCGAACGGGGCGTTCGCTCCCTACCGCGCCGACGCCACCGCCAAGTGCGACGCCAAGACGATGGTCGACACGAACAGCACGGCCGCCGCCGTGCAGGCCCTCGCCGCGCTCGGCGGGCACGACGCCGGGACGGGCAAGGCCGTCGCCTGGCTGAAGTCCGTCCAGAACAAGGACGGCGGCTGGGGGTACACCGCGGGCGGGGCGAGCGACGCCAACTCGACGTCCGTGGTGATCGGGGCGCTGACGGCCGTGGGCGAGAAGCCCGCCGATGTCTCCAAGGGCGGCAAGTCGCCGTACGACGCCCTGCTGAAGCTGTCGATGCCGTGCGGCGGGGACGGCGAGGGCGCCTTCGCCTATCAGCCGGACAAGAAGGGCAAGCTCGCGGCGAACGCGGACGCGACGGCGGCGGGGGTGCTCGGCAGCCTGGGCAAGGGGTTCGTGGCGAAGGCCGGTGCGTCGTACGACCGCACGCAGTGCGCCACCACCGACTCCCCCGGACCGCAGGACGCGGCGCAGAACGGCGCCGACTATCTGGCCAAGTCGCTGGAGAAGACCCCCTACCTGAAGTCCGCTCTCGCCGGTGCCAAGGACCAGCCCGACTACGGCAACACGGCGGACGCGGTCGTGGCGCTGTCCGCCGCGGGAGCGACGTCGTCGGCGAAGGAGCCCCTCGGCTGGCTGGAGAAGAACTCCGGCGCCTGGGCGGCGAAGGCGGGACCGGCCGCGTACGCCCAGCTGATCTTCGCCGCCCACGCGACCGGCGCGGACCCTCGTCACTTCGGCGGCGCGGACCTCGTCAAGCAGCTCGGCGCGACCGGACCGGCGACGGACGCGTCCGACTACTCGGCCGCCCCGAGCGACGAGAAGAAGAAGGACGACGACAAGGGGCTCGGCGTCTGGTGGATCGTCGGCGTCGGCCTCGTCGCCGGTATCGGCATCGGCTTCCTGATCAGCGGCCGCAACAAGAAGCAGCAGCTGTGA
- a CDS encoding SCO2322 family protein: MIRRRTPAPVLALTLALALLLLVLGGAGQARAVGYRYWSFWDLTGGKWTYATQGPSTARPSDGDAEGFRFAVSEDSQDASKPRGAADFASICAKTPAQQGKKRVALVIDFGTTADAPSGETPPAPRTVCARVPSDATTADALASVAKPLRYDTNALLCAIAGYPRTGCGEQVSARKPTASARPQAKPAHHGPSVGLLAGVAAVALLGTAAIWQARRRRG, from the coding sequence GTGATACGCCGTCGGACGCCCGCGCCGGTCCTTGCCCTGACTCTGGCCCTGGCCCTGCTGCTCCTCGTCCTCGGCGGCGCGGGGCAGGCCCGGGCCGTCGGCTACCGCTACTGGTCCTTCTGGGATCTGACCGGCGGGAAGTGGACGTACGCGACGCAGGGCCCGTCGACCGCGCGGCCGTCCGACGGCGACGCCGAGGGGTTCCGCTTCGCGGTGAGCGAGGACTCGCAGGACGCCTCGAAACCGCGCGGGGCGGCGGACTTCGCGTCCATATGTGCGAAGACACCCGCCCAGCAGGGCAAGAAGCGGGTAGCCCTGGTCATCGACTTCGGCACGACGGCGGACGCCCCGTCCGGCGAGACGCCGCCGGCCCCGCGTACGGTGTGCGCCCGCGTCCCCTCCGACGCGACGACGGCCGATGCCCTCGCGTCGGTCGCGAAACCGCTCCGCTACGACACCAACGCCCTCCTGTGCGCCATCGCGGGCTACCCGCGCACCGGCTGCGGCGAACAGGTCTCCGCCCGGAAGCCGACGGCCTCCGCCCGCCCGCAGGCCAAGCCCGCCCACCACGGCCCATCCGTCGGCCTGCTCGCAGGTGTCGCCGCGGTGGCCCTGCTGGGCACGGCGGCCATCTGGCAGGCACGCCGCCGCCGGGGCTGA